One Candidatus Methylomirabilota bacterium genomic window carries:
- a CDS encoding cytochrome c biogenesis protein CcdA, with translation MTESLGVAVSFSAGLFSFLSPCVLPLFPSYISLITGMSVADLTADLGPAARRRVLLHALAFILGFATVFVALGASFSALGQLLLDYRVWIRRIGGLLIVVFGLYIVGVLRIGLFGRTRQLQLRQKPAGYVGSLLVGVTFGIGWTPCVGPILGAILTLASTAENVGRGVALLVAYSAGLGLPFLLAAAALGPFLRAFRSYRPFIPVVERAAGVLLVVVGVLVFTNYYVALNAWAISLTPDWLLKRL, from the coding sequence ATGACCGAGTCGCTCGGGGTCGCGGTGTCCTTCAGCGCGGGCCTCTTCTCGTTCCTCTCGCCCTGCGTGCTGCCCCTCTTCCCCTCGTACATCTCGCTCATCACGGGGATGTCCGTCGCCGACCTCACGGCCGACCTCGGCCCCGCCGCGCGGCGCCGCGTGCTCCTCCACGCGCTCGCCTTCATCCTCGGCTTCGCGACGGTGTTCGTCGCCCTCGGCGCGTCGTTCAGCGCCCTCGGCCAGCTCCTGCTCGACTACCGCGTGTGGATCCGGCGGATCGGCGGCCTCCTGATCGTCGTCTTCGGCCTCTACATCGTCGGCGTCCTCCGGATCGGCCTCTTCGGCCGCACCCGGCAGCTCCAGCTCCGGCAGAAGCCGGCGGGCTACGTCGGCTCGCTCCTGGTGGGCGTCACCTTCGGGATCGGCTGGACGCCCTGCGTCGGGCCGATCCTTGGGGCGATCCTCACGCTCGCGTCCACCGCCGAGAACGTCGGCCGCGGCGTCGCGCTGCTCGTCGCCTACTCGGCGGGCCTCGGCCTGCCCTTCCTGCTCGCCGCGGCGGCCCTCGGGCCGTTCCTGCGCGCCTTCCGGAGCTACCGGCCGTTCATCCCCGTCGTCGAGCGCGCCGCGGGTGTCCTGCTCGTCGTCGTCGGCGTCCTCGTCTTCACCAACTACTACGTCGCCCTCAACGCCTGGGCGATCTCGCTCACGCCCGACTGGCTCCTCAAGCGGCTTTAG
- the thrB gene encoding homoserine kinase produces MRVHVSVPATSANLGPGFDTLGLALALHNEVVAEEAERVTVSVAGEGAGRLPADDTNVVARGVRLAYEAAGRRFRGVRLECVNRVPAARGLGSSAAAWVGGLTAGNTLLGSPLDRDGLVGLAARAEGHPDNVAAAVFGGLTVACPTAAGVSAVSLPVPRELQWVVLVPEVTSATADARAVLPAAVPRADAVFNVQRVALLLASLQAGRVTALAAALDDRLHQPYREKLFPWMPGVVAAARAAGALGCVLSGAGPSLLAVVAGDAARVARAMEDALRGAGIAGAARALAVDTHGAVARAV; encoded by the coding sequence GTGCGCGTCCACGTCAGCGTTCCCGCGACGTCCGCCAACCTCGGCCCGGGGTTCGACACGCTCGGGCTGGCGCTGGCCCTCCACAACGAGGTCGTCGCCGAGGAGGCCGAGCGCGTGACCGTGAGCGTCGCCGGCGAGGGCGCGGGACGCCTGCCCGCCGACGACACGAACGTCGTGGCCCGCGGCGTCCGGCTCGCGTACGAGGCGGCCGGCCGGCGCTTCCGGGGCGTCCGGCTCGAGTGCGTGAACCGCGTGCCCGCCGCGCGCGGGCTCGGCTCGAGCGCCGCCGCGTGGGTCGGCGGCCTCACCGCGGGCAACACGCTCCTCGGCTCGCCGCTCGACCGCGACGGGCTCGTCGGCCTCGCGGCGCGCGCCGAGGGTCACCCCGACAACGTCGCCGCCGCGGTCTTCGGCGGCCTCACGGTCGCGTGCCCGACCGCCGCCGGGGTGAGCGCGGTCTCGCTCCCGGTGCCGCGCGAGCTCCAGTGGGTGGTGCTCGTGCCCGAGGTGACGAGCGCCACGGCCGACGCCCGCGCCGTGCTGCCGGCCGCCGTGCCGCGCGCCGACGCGGTGTTCAACGTCCAGCGCGTCGCCCTCCTGCTCGCGAGCCTGCAGGCCGGCCGCGTCACCGCGCTCGCGGCGGCGCTCGACGACCGGCTGCACCAGCCCTACCGGGAGAAGCTCTTCCCGTGGATGCCCGGCGTCGTGGCCGCCGCGCGCGCCGCGGGCGCGCTGGGCTGCGTGCTGAGCGGCGCCGGCCCCTCGCTCCTCGCGGTCGTCGCGGGCGACGCCGCGCGCGTGGCGCGCGCCATGGAGGACGCGCTCCGCGGAGCGGGCATCGCCGGCGCGGCGCGCGCGCTCGCCGTGGACACCCACGGCGCGGTCGCCCGCGCCGTCTGA
- a CDS encoding 2'-deoxycytidine 5'-triphosphate deaminase produces MSDGVLADHELRAAVREGWIGAAPTITDEQFQPASLDLRLGTTAYQLRASFLPFDETVQDRLGSDLAQSDLVIDRVALEPGATFQPGSVYLVPLLESLRLPPHVRGRSNPKSTTGRLDIFTRVITDRTPRFDEVRAGYAGPLYLEVSPQSFPVRVHAGLSLNQLRLLSGQTAMSDPELARVYRASPLLHDDDGRPIPIERAVFNDGLCMGLDLSGRATDGIIGYRAHPNPPAVDLARIDHYDPTEFWEPIKRPARDSYILEANRFYILVSKERIRVPPEFAAEMVVYDAGAGEIRTHYAGFFDPGFGYGDGSIPGTKVVMEVRAREVPFMVYDGQTSFKVWFERLRSRPARVYGVGLASSYQHQTLTLSKQFRR; encoded by the coding sequence ATGAGTGACGGGGTCCTGGCCGACCACGAGCTCCGCGCGGCCGTGCGCGAGGGCTGGATCGGTGCTGCGCCGACGATCACGGACGAGCAGTTCCAGCCGGCGAGCCTCGACCTCCGGCTCGGCACGACGGCCTACCAGCTCCGCGCGAGCTTCCTGCCCTTCGACGAGACGGTGCAGGACCGGCTCGGGAGCGACCTCGCGCAGAGCGACCTCGTCATCGACCGGGTGGCGCTCGAGCCGGGCGCGACGTTCCAGCCGGGGTCCGTCTACCTCGTGCCGCTCCTCGAATCGCTCCGGCTGCCGCCGCACGTGCGGGGCCGCTCGAATCCGAAGAGCACGACGGGCCGGCTCGACATCTTCACGCGCGTCATCACAGACCGGACGCCGCGCTTCGACGAGGTCCGCGCGGGTTACGCGGGGCCGCTCTACCTCGAGGTCTCGCCGCAGTCGTTCCCGGTCCGCGTGCACGCCGGCCTCTCGCTCAACCAGCTTCGCCTGCTCTCCGGCCAGACGGCCATGTCGGACCCCGAGCTCGCGCGCGTCTACCGCGCGTCGCCGCTCCTCCACGACGACGACGGGCGCCCGATCCCGATCGAGCGCGCCGTGTTCAACGACGGGCTCTGCATGGGGCTCGACCTCTCGGGCCGGGCGACCGACGGGATCATCGGCTACCGCGCCCATCCGAACCCGCCCGCGGTCGACCTCGCCCGGATCGACCACTACGATCCCACCGAGTTCTGGGAGCCGATCAAGCGGCCGGCGCGCGACAGCTACATCCTCGAGGCGAACCGCTTCTACATCCTCGTCTCGAAGGAGCGGATCCGCGTGCCGCCCGAGTTCGCGGCCGAGATGGTCGTCTACGACGCCGGCGCGGGGGAGATCCGCACGCACTACGCGGGGTTCTTCGATCCCGGGTTCGGCTACGGCGACGGAAGCATCCCGGGCACCAAGGTCGTGATGGAGGTGCGGGCCCGCGAGGTGCCGTTCATGGTCTACGACGGCCAGACGTCGTTCAAGGTGTGGTTCGAGCGCCTGCGGTCGCGCCCCGCGCGCGTCTACGGGGTGGGGCTCGCCTCGTCCTACCAGCACCAGACCCTCACCCTCAGCAAGCAGTTTCGGCGGTAG
- a CDS encoding ubiquitin-like protein Pup has translation MAEQKKKETRPTKPAEGGDGAAASPELAKKGKKIKEDIDKLLDEIDDILEENAEEFVKSYVQRGGE, from the coding sequence ATGGCTGAGCAGAAGAAGAAGGAGACCCGGCCCACCAAGCCCGCCGAGGGCGGCGACGGCGCTGCCGCCAGCCCGGAGCTCGCCAAGAAGGGCAAGAAGATCAAGGAAGACATCGACAAGCTCCTCGACGAGATCGACGACATCCTCGAGGAGAACGCCGAGGAGTTCGTGAAGAGCTACGTGCAGCGGGGAGGCGAGTAA
- a CDS encoding zinc ribbon domain-containing protein, translated as MPVYEYRCKHCQKEFEKYVAGATTAVACPTCQSPDVMRKLSVFGLKTAPAVASSAMSSGGGCCGGGCACH; from the coding sequence GTGCCGGTCTACGAGTACCGCTGCAAGCACTGCCAGAAGGAGTTCGAGAAATACGTCGCGGGCGCGACCACCGCGGTCGCGTGCCCGACGTGCCAGAGCCCCGACGTCATGCGGAAGCTGTCGGTCTTCGGCCTGAAGACCGCGCCCGCCGTCGCCTCGTCCGCGATGTCCTCGGGCGGGGGCTGCTGCGGCGGCGGCTGCGCCTGCCACTGA
- a CDS encoding selenium metabolism-associated LysR family transcriptional regulator: MDLRRLEVFAKVAELGSFSRAAEALSLTQPTISEHVRALENELGVQLLDRLGRGATPTPAGQLVLGYARRILALAREARQALDHFQGRLSGELVVGGSTIPGEYVLPGLIGRFKTRYPDISVSLLIGSSRQVTAWTDDGRVEVAVVGAPPAPRSLAARELMADELVLVVPAGHPWAAKKSVPLGELKAEPLIVRERGSGSRDALERALAEAGAALSGFRVVGEMGSTQAIKQAVRAGVGLAIVSKRAVEDECRAGLLHCVKVKELRVARFFYLVTHRARSRSPLAQAFVAFLESEPLERPS, translated from the coding sequence ATGGATCTCCGCCGCCTCGAGGTGTTCGCCAAGGTGGCCGAGCTCGGGAGCTTCTCGCGCGCCGCCGAGGCGCTGTCCCTCACCCAGCCCACGATCTCCGAGCACGTCCGGGCGCTCGAGAACGAGCTCGGCGTCCAGCTCCTCGACCGGCTCGGCCGCGGTGCTACGCCGACGCCCGCGGGGCAGCTCGTCCTCGGGTACGCGCGGCGGATCCTGGCGCTCGCGCGCGAGGCGCGCCAGGCGCTCGACCACTTCCAGGGGCGTCTCAGCGGCGAGCTCGTCGTCGGCGGCTCCACCATTCCCGGCGAGTACGTGCTGCCGGGGCTGATCGGCCGGTTCAAGACCCGGTATCCCGACATCTCCGTGTCGCTGCTCATCGGCTCGAGCCGCCAGGTCACGGCGTGGACCGACGATGGGCGCGTCGAGGTGGCCGTCGTCGGCGCGCCGCCGGCGCCGCGGTCGCTCGCGGCGCGCGAGCTCATGGCGGACGAGCTGGTCCTCGTCGTGCCCGCGGGTCACCCGTGGGCGGCCAAGAAGAGCGTGCCGCTCGGGGAGCTCAAGGCCGAGCCGCTCATCGTGCGCGAGCGGGGCTCGGGCTCCCGCGACGCCCTCGAGCGTGCGCTCGCCGAGGCCGGCGCCGCGCTCTCGGGGTTCCGGGTCGTCGGCGAGATGGGCTCGACCCAAGCGATCAAGCAGGCCGTGCGCGCGGGCGTGGGCCTCGCGATCGTCTCGAAGCGCGCGGTCGAGGACGAATGCCGCGCGGGGCTGCTCCACTGCGTGAAGGTGAAGGAGCTGCGCGTGGCGCGCTTCTTCTACCTCGTGACCCATCGCGCCCGGAGCCGCTCGCCGCTGGCCCAGGCGTTCGTGGCCTTCCTCGAATC